From Arachis stenosperma cultivar V10309 chromosome 2, arast.V10309.gnm1.PFL2, whole genome shotgun sequence, one genomic window encodes:
- the LOC130963107 gene encoding uncharacterized protein LOC130963107, which produces MVLTKECSATIQKHLPQKLRDPESFLIPCTIDEVTIERALCDLGDNINLMPLSLMRKFQIDEVKPTRISLQLADRSIKFPIGIVENLLVKVRTFIFPVDFVILNMEEDVNTSIILGRPFLATERALIDV; this is translated from the coding sequence ATGGTGCTTACCAAAGAGTGTAGTGCTACAATTCAAAAGCATTTGCCTCAAAAGTTGAGAGATCCTGAGAGTTTTTTGATCCCTTGCACCATTGATGAGGTTACCATTGAAagagctctatgtgatcttggggacAACATTAATCTAATGCCACTATCTTTGATGAGAAAGTTTCAAATTGATGAGGTGAAACCCACTAGAATTTCTCTACAACTTGCTGACCGTTCCATTAAGTTTCCAATTGGCATTGTTGAGAACTTGCTAGTTAAGGTGAGAACCTTTATATTTCCTGTTGATTTTGTTATCTTGAACATGGAGGAAGATGTCAATACTTCTATTATTTTAGGAAGACCTTTTCTTGCCACTGAGAGGgccttgattgatgtgtaa